The bacterium genome has a segment encoding these proteins:
- a CDS encoding tetratricopeptide repeat protein, which produces MKLTRKVQTIFLVLASAWTLAAFPVQARPSPGEQIEKAITARDLLLQRRYAEAEAFLKRIVTEWPEELIGYFGLMSLYQVRNLDNYDYRFDPAYLAWEAKGRPMALKIARAPAEAGAWDLLIAGGTLGVSGFYRAHNHKWFAGLRDVSFGFHTIQKAHEKDDTLADALFGTGLYDYWRSYFTRKLHFLPFFADRRPEGKAALERAVKEAHLTGILAEIGLAFIDFQEKNFEKAASTVDRFLEHYPGNTILRTLKGECLIERKKYAEGVKEFEKIIALDPKLTKSYLYMGVALAKEGKDKDHARELLKKFLEMEPNASEDWREPALEHLKKLETPDRT; this is translated from the coding sequence ATGAAGCTGACAAGAAAAGTTCAGACTATTTTCCTCGTTCTCGCGTCGGCTTGGACGCTCGCGGCCTTTCCCGTCCAAGCGAGGCCGTCCCCGGGCGAACAGATCGAAAAAGCGATCACCGCGCGGGACCTGCTTCTGCAGAGGAGATATGCGGAGGCCGAAGCTTTTTTGAAACGCATCGTGACCGAATGGCCCGAGGAGCTGATCGGGTATTTCGGTTTGATGTCCCTCTACCAGGTCCGAAACCTTGACAACTACGATTACCGGTTCGATCCGGCCTATCTTGCCTGGGAGGCCAAGGGCCGCCCGATGGCCCTCAAGATCGCCCGCGCGCCCGCGGAGGCCGGGGCGTGGGATCTTCTCATCGCCGGTGGGACCCTTGGTGTGAGCGGTTTCTATCGTGCGCACAACCACAAGTGGTTCGCGGGGCTCCGCGACGTCTCGTTCGGTTTCCACACCATCCAGAAGGCCCATGAGAAGGACGATACGCTGGCGGATGCCCTCTTCGGGACCGGGCTCTATGATTATTGGAGGAGCTATTTTACCCGGAAGCTGCACTTTCTGCCGTTCTTCGCGGACCGCCGCCCGGAGGGGAAGGCGGCCCTGGAGAGGGCGGTCAAGGAGGCTCATTTGACGGGAATCCTCGCCGAAATCGGGCTCGCCTTCATCGATTTTCAGGAGAAGAATTTTGAAAAAGCAGCGTCCACGGTGGACCGCTTTCTGGAACACTACCCTGGAAACACCATCCTGCGGACCCTGAAGGGGGAATGTTTGATCGAGCGGAAGAAATATGCCGAGGGGGTCAAGGAGTTCGAAAAAATCATCGCCCTCGACCCGAAACTCACCAAGTCCTACCTCTATATGGGTGTGGCCCTCGCCAAGGAAGGCAAGGACAAGGACCATGCCCGGGAGCTGCTTAAGAAATTCCTCGAGATGGAGCCGAACGCCTCCGAAGATTGGAGGGAGCCCGCCCTGGAACACTTGAAAAAGCTCGAAACGCCCGACCGGACCTAA
- a CDS encoding GGDEF domain-containing response regulator: MHVSPALLLVESNEGHRFLIEEKFRGAFPDAEIFSASTLQEASELLPSKSWDLVIINWKLPDGIATDLLDRLSERHPFAAVAILTEELTDPNLEISGHSGAVEFLTKDRSTLDSFVSRVQRLMAASKRMNALLHEREDLNEGMLFRDALTGAYNRAYLEDTLRREVSRCNRHQYDLSFLMIDVDGFERLNREKGLLFGEQCLKRLASILTRAVRSGDVVARYDQDEFAMLLSHCRKSDAVRCARRVLDTVKKQSASHRFTVSIGVMHYRGASPKIHRLHKPQDILARAAKALQEARSRGGAQMRLASGV; this comes from the coding sequence ATGCACGTATCGCCGGCCCTTTTGCTCGTTGAAAGCAACGAGGGGCACCGCTTTCTGATCGAGGAGAAATTCCGCGGCGCGTTTCCGGACGCGGAGATCTTCTCCGCGAGCACGCTCCAAGAAGCCTCGGAACTGTTGCCCTCCAAATCCTGGGACCTGGTCATCATCAACTGGAAGCTGCCCGACGGCATCGCGACCGATTTGCTGGACCGACTTTCGGAGCGGCACCCCTTCGCGGCGGTCGCCATCCTGACGGAGGAGCTCACCGATCCCAACCTCGAAATCTCGGGACACAGCGGCGCGGTGGAGTTCTTGACCAAGGACCGTTCCACGCTGGATTCCTTCGTGAGCCGCGTGCAACGGCTCATGGCCGCGAGCAAACGCATGAACGCGCTGCTTCACGAGCGGGAGGATTTGAACGAGGGCATGCTCTTCCGCGACGCGCTCACCGGCGCCTACAACCGGGCCTATCTCGAGGACACGCTCCGTCGTGAAGTCTCGCGGTGCAACCGGCACCAGTACGACCTTTCCTTCCTCATGATCGACGTCGACGGCTTCGAGCGGCTGAACCGGGAAAAGGGGCTTCTCTTCGGCGAGCAGTGTTTGAAAAGACTCGCCTCGATCCTGACGCGCGCCGTCCGCTCCGGGGACGTCGTGGCGCGCTACGACCAGGACGAGTTCGCGATGCTCCTCTCACACTGCCGCAAGTCGGACGCCGTCCGCTGCGCCCGGCGCGTCCTCGATACGGTCAAGAAGCAGTCGGCCTCGCACCGCTTCACCGTCAGCATCGGCGTCATGCACTACCGCGGCGCTTCCCCCAAGATTCATCGCCTTCACAAGCCGCAAGACATCCTCGCCCGGGCCGCGAAGGCCCTCCAAGAGGCCCGTTCGCGAGGCGGCGCGCAGATGCGGCTGGCCTCCGGCGTCTAG
- a CDS encoding methyltransferase domain-containing protein, translating to MIGLSVGNLLHLNAAANALIPSRTLGEMTRMAVDPEQPREFSLPVGLAVSAGVRVATSIGPSALRLVSEIRQARGRPLGETLAGLLQRVRETPPPPASLDPDLDPVLSRHPRAFRTHPMAVQVAEHFRSGRIEEARSYLRNNWCRFPAFLDPVLRDLMGDLGARALLQEEGVRILEDWKRYQAEASLRDQYPIERFGKSNLRGMADYDRDAFGREFLVRCGAKLRPQDTLFHKMIGRLPRGAHLADWGSGAGIFGHEVKSLRPDLRVTSADLFPPEEILAAHPEPPLAAETLRSEMNFLTGNAVEVGLPENDRADLLISVFLLPWVPDPLRFFAHMYNQLKPGGVMLATVHMETYDVDRPFGERMIGTALADDLRAQGLEVELANSNRTIAVRRADAREMMVTAALRASSFEELTHAFGVLYLYYNFYRRASSGPGWMTLS from the coding sequence ATGATCGGTTTGTCTGTTGGAAATCTGCTCCATCTGAACGCTGCGGCGAACGCCCTCATCCCGTCGCGCACGCTGGGCGAGATGACGCGCATGGCCGTCGATCCCGAGCAGCCGCGCGAATTTTCGCTGCCCGTGGGGTTGGCCGTCAGCGCTGGCGTCCGCGTGGCGACGTCGATCGGCCCCTCCGCCCTGAGGCTCGTTTCCGAAATCCGGCAGGCGCGCGGACGTCCCCTGGGCGAAACGCTGGCGGGCCTTCTCCAACGCGTCCGCGAGACCCCGCCGCCTCCGGCGAGCCTCGACCCCGACCTCGATCCCGTTTTGTCGCGCCACCCAAGGGCCTTCCGCACGCATCCCATGGCCGTGCAAGTCGCGGAACACTTTCGCTCGGGACGAATCGAAGAGGCGCGCTCGTATCTGCGCAACAATTGGTGCCGGTTTCCGGCCTTTCTCGACCCCGTCTTGAGGGACCTTATGGGCGATCTCGGCGCGCGCGCCTTGCTGCAGGAGGAGGGGGTGCGGATCTTGGAGGATTGGAAACGATATCAAGCGGAGGCCTCCTTGAGGGATCAGTACCCCATCGAACGTTTCGGCAAGTCGAACCTCCGGGGCATGGCGGATTACGACCGGGACGCCTTCGGCCGGGAATTCCTCGTCCGATGCGGCGCCAAGCTGCGCCCCCAGGACACGCTGTTTCACAAGATGATCGGCCGGCTCCCGCGGGGGGCGCATCTGGCGGACTGGGGGAGCGGGGCGGGCATCTTCGGCCACGAGGTCAAGTCCCTCCGGCCGGACCTCCGCGTGACGTCCGCCGACCTCTTTCCTCCCGAAGAGATCTTGGCCGCCCACCCGGAGCCGCCTCTGGCCGCGGAGACCCTTCGGTCCGAGATGAACTTCTTGACCGGCAACGCCGTCGAGGTCGGTCTGCCGGAGAACGACCGGGCCGATCTCCTCATCTCCGTCTTTCTCCTGCCCTGGGTGCCCGATCCGCTCCGGTTCTTCGCCCACATGTATAACCAGCTCAAGCCCGGCGGCGTGATGCTCGCGACCGTCCACATGGAGACCTACGACGTCGATCGCCCGTTCGGGGAGCGCATGATCGGGACGGCCTTGGCGGACGATTTGAGGGCCCAGGGCCTTGAAGTCGAGCTCGCCAACAGCAACCGCACGATCGCGGTCCGCCGCGCCGACGCGCGCGAGATGATGGTCACGGCCGCGCTCCGAGCCTCCTCGTTCGAGGAACTGACCCACGCCTTCGGCGTCCTGTATCTCTATTACAACTTCTACCGCCGGGCCTCCTCCGGACCTGGCTGGATGACCCTTAGCTAG
- a CDS encoding DUF309 domain-containing protein, with amino-acid sequence MSSQEPSIWSEAPRLCPQRPFPPYRFVPGVTPHPRQNPKGHAYGKIEEKPAYLPPECWKENEIYLHGIDLYHQGYLWESHEAWEALWHLTRKEDVEGQFLQGLIQNAAALLKVHLRQWDGARHLSREAHRRLQFAAMHHAGPFMGIDLVDLLRSVEAFYLPLWGGGERVASNPPRLSPIE; translated from the coding sequence ATGTCTTCACAGGAACCTTCCATCTGGTCCGAGGCCCCCCGCCTGTGTCCGCAAAGGCCTTTCCCGCCGTACCGCTTTGTCCCGGGCGTGACGCCCCATCCCCGGCAGAATCCCAAGGGGCATGCCTACGGCAAGATCGAGGAGAAGCCGGCCTACCTCCCTCCCGAATGTTGGAAGGAGAACGAGATTTATCTCCATGGCATCGATCTCTACCATCAAGGCTACCTGTGGGAGTCGCACGAGGCCTGGGAGGCCTTGTGGCACCTGACCCGGAAAGAGGACGTCGAGGGGCAATTTCTTCAGGGGCTCATCCAGAACGCGGCCGCCTTGCTCAAGGTGCATCTCCGGCAATGGGACGGGGCCCGGCACTTGAGCCGGGAGGCCCACCGGCGCCTTCAATTCGCGGCGATGCATCACGCCGGTCCCTTCATGGGGATCGATCTCGTGGATCTCTTGAGGTCTGTGGAGGCGTTTTATCTTCCGCTTTGGGGGGGCGGGGAGCGCGTCGCATCGAATCCTCCGCGTCTTTCCCCAATCGAGTGA
- a CDS encoding DUF748 domain-containing protein: protein MKKFLKILLIALVVFGGASVLFVPLMSRAFLTQMAVREARKVLQTDVRIASSELRLLEGRVIAQGIEVFHPDRKNEKIIEVARAAIQIKPWPMLFGKLAHIEFEIDAPKIVYATTKTGQWELSKRIPLLMRGEGEKRLPVNIDEITIRNGVVDYRDGKIGMTTRVTDIDVKVRNVRLPTKESPLPASFKMDFDIGGGGDFSMTGKADFLSPKISFESDANLTGLPLPRYAPYYDKGLPVRITRGSMAMTSHAQCDKDYLKAPAHVVISGLAVEPKQAKIFGFAANTVVDSLKDRNGRVELDMMISGNIRNPQFHVMTDLTAGFVESLSKGLIMAIPSQMGEALKGAGEGVKKGAESGLDKLRGIFK from the coding sequence ATGAAGAAATTTCTCAAGATTCTCCTCATCGCGCTGGTCGTATTTGGGGGGGCCTCCGTCCTCTTCGTCCCCCTCATGAGCCGGGCCTTTCTCACGCAAATGGCCGTCCGCGAGGCCCGGAAGGTTCTCCAGACCGATGTGCGGATCGCGAGCTCCGAGCTCCGCCTCTTGGAGGGCCGGGTCATCGCCCAGGGCATCGAGGTCTTCCATCCGGACCGGAAGAACGAGAAGATCATCGAGGTCGCGCGGGCCGCCATCCAGATCAAGCCGTGGCCCATGCTCTTCGGCAAACTCGCCCACATCGAGTTCGAGATCGACGCGCCCAAGATCGTCTACGCGACCACCAAGACGGGGCAATGGGAACTCTCCAAACGCATCCCTCTGCTCATGAGGGGGGAGGGCGAGAAACGTCTGCCCGTCAACATCGATGAGATCACGATCAGGAACGGAGTGGTCGACTACCGGGACGGCAAGATCGGCATGACCACGCGCGTGACGGACATCGACGTCAAGGTCCGGAACGTGCGCCTCCCGACCAAGGAGAGCCCCCTGCCCGCCTCCTTCAAGATGGATTTCGACATCGGCGGCGGCGGGGATTTTTCGATGACGGGCAAGGCCGACTTTCTATCCCCCAAGATCTCCTTCGAATCGGACGCGAATCTCACGGGACTTCCCCTTCCCCGCTACGCGCCCTACTACGACAAGGGATTGCCGGTCCGGATCACGCGGGGCTCGATGGCGATGACCAGCCACGCCCAGTGCGACAAGGACTACCTCAAGGCGCCCGCCCATGTCGTCATCAGCGGACTGGCCGTCGAGCCCAAGCAGGCGAAGATCTTCGGATTCGCCGCCAACACGGTCGTCGACTCCCTCAAGGACCGGAACGGCCGGGTGGAGCTCGATATGATGATCAGCGGCAACATCCGCAATCCCCAATTCCACGTCATGACGGACCTGACGGCGGGGTTCGTGGAGTCGCTTTCAAAGGGCCTCATCATGGCGATCCCCAGCCAGATGGGCGAGGCGCTCAAGGGCGCGGGCGAAGGGGTCAAGAAGGGGGCGGAGTCGGGCTTGGACAAGCTTCGCGGCATCTTCAAATGA
- a CDS encoding diguanylate cyclase, with protein sequence MHRTNTMEKENLSILVIDPVTEDHVLIRDSLRKSDVPASLCFVRTTDEAFEKLRHKTFDLVLTDHALPHANAFHFLFEVRQMGLALPILLLTRDACARVAREAFHRGADDFLLKDDLESLPLLEVIGSLIERNRQKADRQREENLLRDLAERDGLTGLYNHRYFAKALEREFERARRYHRDLSLVMVDLDGFKTVNDACGHPQGDQVLKQMARLLLQGVRFVDTVARYGGDEFAIILPETDLRTTAKIANRLLREIRKSPFFHEDKIYPLSASFGVAGLRASHMSHQSLLHEADGILYEAKRLGRDRVLTLKAVVGRNEEPAEVPVGVVEVRDDVD encoded by the coding sequence ATGCACCGCACCAACACGATGGAAAAGGAGAATCTCTCGATCCTCGTGATCGATCCCGTCACGGAGGACCACGTCCTCATCCGTGATTCCCTGCGGAAATCCGACGTCCCCGCCTCCCTCTGCTTTGTCCGAACCACCGACGAGGCCTTTGAGAAACTCCGCCACAAGACCTTCGATCTCGTCTTGACGGATCACGCCCTCCCTCACGCCAATGCATTTCATTTTCTCTTCGAAGTCCGTCAAATGGGGCTCGCCCTTCCCATCCTTCTCCTCACGCGCGACGCCTGCGCACGCGTGGCCCGCGAAGCCTTTCACCGGGGGGCAGACGATTTTCTTCTGAAGGACGACCTGGAGAGCCTTCCCTTGTTGGAGGTCATCGGGAGCTTGATCGAGCGCAATCGTCAGAAAGCCGACCGCCAGCGGGAGGAAAATCTCCTTCGGGACCTCGCGGAACGCGACGGCCTCACGGGCCTCTATAACCACCGGTATTTCGCAAAAGCGTTGGAACGCGAATTCGAGCGCGCTCGGCGATACCACCGCGACCTGTCCCTCGTCATGGTCGACTTGGACGGATTCAAGACCGTCAACGACGCCTGCGGGCATCCGCAAGGAGATCAGGTTTTAAAGCAGATGGCGAGGCTCCTCCTGCAGGGGGTGCGTTTCGTGGATACAGTCGCCCGCTACGGCGGCGACGAGTTCGCCATCATCCTTCCCGAGACGGATTTAAGGACGACGGCCAAGATCGCCAACCGGCTCCTCCGGGAAATCCGGAAAAGCCCTTTTTTTCATGAAGATAAAATCTATCCCCTCTCGGCGAGTTTCGGCGTCGCGGGCTTGAGAGCGTCGCACATGTCCCATCAATCCCTCCTGCATGAAGCGGATGGAATTCTCTACGAGGCCAAGAGGCTCGGACGCGACCGCGTCCTGACGCTAAAAGCGGTAGTGGGCCGTAATGAAGAGCCAGCGGAAGTCCCAGTCGGTGTTGTCGAAGTTCGTGACGACGTGGACTGA
- a CDS encoding prolipoprotein diacylglyceryl transferase family protein has protein sequence MFPLLFEIPLFGGIKVYTYGVLVALGFVAGIWWSTREAKFVRIKTDFVLDLSFYIIVAALVGSRILYIAID, from the coding sequence ATGTTCCCGTTATTATTCGAAATTCCGCTTTTCGGGGGGATCAAGGTTTATACGTACGGGGTCCTCGTCGCCTTGGGGTTCGTGGCGGGCATTTGGTGGTCGACCCGAGAGGCGAAATTCGTCCGGATCAAGACGGACTTCGTCCTCGACCTCTCCTTCTACATCATCGTCGCGGCCTTGGTCGGTTCCCGCATCCTTTACATCGCCATCGAC
- a CDS encoding calcium-binding protein: protein MRQVSSSASSVHSWSGLGIETHAGRSSVLESDPFGNHRITATGHDDLIRAREESLGGLRWLVVDVNDDRYRIPLTGPRAARSVAIDAGAGNDAVFVDPSVMFPLFIQGGVGDDYLKGGSGPAALLGGEGSDTLIGGPASNDLLLGGGDNDVIHTGGGRDMVSMGDLLQRLREGWCDRPVIAPERPSEAPSWTLPAQELPPVASQPQPPSQPQPVIAPVPPPIVRPQPQVQRPVVPRSQKPFVAPRPRLSDLLAAVDTHNEKGFKSGRSMTKNLLTALYDGPQRFREAVASLAGQGERDDAVASFLRALFDAGPGGARLFKDIPLSEKKTLAAYLGGGNSWNAQKKGLMLVMSKATGAPDRNFGNDSQAQDYLRRYAGVF from the coding sequence ATGCGCCAGGTTTCATCGTCCGCGTCGTCGGTTCATTCATGGTCGGGTTTGGGGATCGAGACCCATGCGGGGCGCTCGAGCGTGCTCGAATCCGATCCCTTTGGAAATCACCGGATCACGGCCACCGGCCATGACGATCTGATCCGCGCCCGGGAGGAGAGCCTCGGAGGCCTTCGCTGGCTGGTCGTCGACGTCAACGACGACCGGTACCGGATTCCGCTCACCGGTCCAAGGGCCGCGCGGTCCGTCGCCATCGACGCCGGAGCCGGCAACGACGCCGTCTTCGTCGATCCCAGTGTCATGTTTCCTCTCTTCATCCAGGGAGGCGTCGGGGATGATTACCTCAAGGGAGGTTCGGGGCCGGCGGCCCTGCTGGGCGGTGAGGGCAGCGACACGCTGATCGGCGGTCCCGCATCCAACGATTTACTCCTGGGTGGCGGGGACAACGACGTGATCCACACGGGGGGTGGCCGGGACATGGTCTCCATGGGGGATTTGCTCCAGCGCCTCCGCGAGGGCTGGTGTGATCGTCCTGTGATCGCTCCGGAACGTCCTTCGGAAGCGCCCTCCTGGACGCTGCCAGCGCAGGAACTCCCCCCGGTCGCGTCGCAGCCTCAGCCGCCATCTCAGCCTCAGCCGGTCATCGCACCGGTCCCCCCGCCCATCGTCCGTCCTCAACCCCAGGTACAACGGCCCGTCGTCCCGCGATCTCAAAAGCCATTCGTGGCGCCTCGACCGAGGCTTTCGGACCTCCTCGCCGCCGTCGACACGCACAACGAAAAGGGCTTCAAGTCCGGGCGGTCGATGACCAAGAACCTCCTGACCGCTCTCTATGACGGCCCTCAAAGGTTCCGGGAAGCGGTCGCATCCCTCGCCGGCCAGGGGGAACGGGACGACGCGGTCGCGAGTTTCCTGCGCGCCCTCTTCGACGCGGGTCCCGGCGGGGCCAGGCTTTTCAAAGACATTCCTCTTTCCGAGAAAAAGACCCTCGCCGCCTACCTGGGCGGTGGCAACAGCTGGAACGCCCAGAAAAAGGGCCTGATGCTGGTGATGTCCAAGGCCACGGGGGCACCGGACCGGAATTTTGGAAACGACAGCCAGGCGCAGGATTACCTGCGCCGCTATGCGGGGGTGTTCTGA
- a CDS encoding amidohydrolase family protein has protein sequence MSDIIDFHTHFFPEKLCKAIWEWFETHGWPIKYQVQAEETARLLKEQGVSRYVVLNYSHKAGMSESLNAWTHAFARRHPEAIPFGAIHPEEGNVPGLLDRCFREYGFKGLKFHTHVTGIRPDDERMFPVYEKILEHDRVLLIHSGGGPSLKGYKETTKDVSGAAFTRNMLKRYPGMKVVVPHLGFDEPDEFFELMEEFPNLRMDTTMVVAGYFPIPIPWEKIERFSDRIFYGSDFPNIPYDAGIEMAAIRSSPLSREAKLGILGGNAALWLNL, from the coding sequence ATGTCTGACATCATCGACTTTCACACCCACTTCTTTCCCGAGAAACTCTGCAAGGCCATCTGGGAGTGGTTCGAAACGCACGGATGGCCCATCAAGTACCAGGTCCAGGCCGAGGAGACCGCCCGCCTTTTGAAGGAACAGGGCGTCTCCCGCTACGTGGTCCTGAACTACTCACACAAGGCGGGCATGAGCGAGTCCTTGAACGCCTGGACGCACGCGTTCGCACGGCGCCATCCCGAGGCCATTCCCTTCGGCGCCATTCACCCGGAGGAAGGGAATGTCCCCGGCCTTCTCGACCGCTGTTTTCGGGAGTACGGATTCAAAGGCCTCAAGTTCCACACCCACGTGACGGGCATCCGGCCCGACGACGAACGCATGTTTCCGGTCTACGAGAAGATCCTCGAGCATGATCGCGTGCTGCTGATCCATTCGGGAGGAGGCCCGAGCCTCAAGGGCTACAAGGAAACGACCAAGGACGTGAGCGGCGCGGCCTTTACGCGGAACATGCTCAAGCGGTATCCGGGCATGAAGGTCGTCGTGCCGCACTTGGGCTTCGACGAGCCGGACGAATTTTTCGAGCTGATGGAGGAGTTTCCGAACCTTCGAATGGATACGACGATGGTGGTGGCGGGGTACTTCCCGATCCCGATCCCTTGGGAGAAAATCGAACGATTCTCGGACCGCATCTTTTACGGAAGTGATTTTCCCAACATCCCGTACGACGCGGGAATCGAGATGGCCGCCATCCGCTCATCGCCGCTTTCGCGCGAGGCGAAGCTCGGGATCCTGGGTGGAAACGCCGCGCTTTGGCTGAACCTGTGA
- a CDS encoding metal-dependent hydrolase, which produces MIKFTYFGHSCFLIEGAKGKVVIDPFLKGNPHVKVNPNEIITNAVIATHAHSDHFGDAVEISQKNHAPVIGVYELVQYAIGKGATGHAMNIGGGYNFEFGEVILTPAFHSSGFSDGAYGGSPCGVILKMENRTIYHAGDSSLSLEMKLIGEQHNIDVAFLPIGDNYTMGPADAAKAVEFLKPKLAIPMHYNTFPEIKQDPEEFIDKVGDLARVKVMGFGETYEL; this is translated from the coding sequence ATGATCAAATTCACGTACTTCGGCCATTCCTGCTTCCTCATTGAAGGGGCCAAGGGCAAGGTCGTTATCGACCCGTTCCTCAAGGGCAACCCCCATGTGAAGGTCAACCCCAACGAGATCATCACCAACGCCGTCATCGCCACGCATGCGCACTCGGATCACTTCGGCGACGCGGTCGAGATTTCGCAGAAAAACCACGCCCCGGTCATCGGCGTCTACGAGCTGGTCCAATACGCCATCGGCAAGGGCGCGACGGGGCATGCCATGAATATCGGCGGAGGCTACAATTTTGAGTTCGGGGAAGTGATCCTCACCCCGGCCTTCCACAGCTCCGGATTCTCGGACGGCGCGTACGGCGGATCGCCCTGCGGCGTCATCCTCAAAATGGAGAACCGCACGATCTATCACGCGGGCGACTCGAGCCTCTCCCTCGAAATGAAGCTGATCGGAGAGCAGCACAACATCGACGTGGCCTTCCTGCCCATCGGCGACAATTACACGATGGGCCCCGCGGACGCCGCCAAGGCGGTCGAGTTTCTCAAGCCCAAGCTCGCGATCCCGATGCACTACAACACGTTCCCGGAAATCAAGCAGGACCCCGAGGAGTTCATCGACAAGGTGGGTGATTTGGCGCGGGTCAAGGTGATGGGATTCGGGGAAACGTACGAATTATAA
- a CDS encoding SRPBCC family protein, whose amino-acid sequence MPISLTSGLGASLFPAQAASLQAQALVSAAQHQDLMMELRRGTILYDIQDRPEAKMPRLVTLWSIPVPMERAADAMRDVDHWADWMPRFTSSRRLPSGQTGSYFQEAKMKAAGLTIHYRILVHERQLDLGLQLYWGLDETGFHKDRFAMGLAINNGSCAFYPLSENETLAVYTIHTQVTPLLPGTKGKITNATIEELPQFPASLASRCVNPQWSSRMPPLFRPFSMQKAG is encoded by the coding sequence ATGCCGATTTCACTGACATCCGGTTTGGGGGCCTCCCTTTTTCCCGCGCAGGCGGCCTCTCTCCAGGCCCAGGCGCTGGTATCCGCCGCGCAGCATCAGGACCTGATGATGGAATTGCGCCGGGGCACGATCCTCTACGACATCCAAGACCGGCCCGAGGCCAAGATGCCGCGTCTGGTCACGCTCTGGTCGATCCCGGTCCCGATGGAGCGGGCGGCGGATGCCATGCGGGACGTGGATCACTGGGCGGACTGGATGCCACGCTTCACGTCGTCCCGAAGACTCCCGTCCGGCCAAACCGGCTCCTACTTTCAGGAGGCCAAGATGAAGGCCGCCGGATTGACGATCCACTACCGCATCCTCGTGCATGAGAGGCAGCTGGACCTGGGCCTTCAGCTCTACTGGGGTCTCGATGAGACGGGATTTCACAAGGACCGTTTCGCGATGGGCCTCGCGATCAACAACGGGTCCTGCGCGTTTTATCCCTTGAGCGAAAACGAAACTCTCGCCGTTTACACGATCCACACCCAGGTCACCCCGCTCCTGCCGGGGACCAAGGGCAAGATCACGAACGCCACGATCGAGGAGCTCCCACAGTTCCCGGCCTCGCTGGCCAGCCGGTGCGTCAATCCCCAGTGGTCGTCGCGGATGCCGCCCCTCTTCCGCCCGTTCTCGATGCAAAAGGCGGGATGA
- the rplS gene encoding 50S ribosomal protein L19: MNVIEKIQRENVKPNLPDFRPGDTVRVHAKIKEGDKERIQVFEGVVLRRKGHGAEASFTVRKVSYGVGVERVFPVQSPLIDKIEIASRGKVRRAKLYYLRDLSGKKARLEGEEGFQAAGPGPEGPTAA; encoded by the coding sequence ATGAATGTTATCGAAAAAATACAACGGGAAAACGTGAAGCCCAATCTTCCTGATTTCCGGCCCGGCGACACCGTCCGTGTCCACGCCAAGATCAAGGAGGGCGACAAGGAGCGCATTCAGGTGTTTGAGGGCGTCGTCCTCCGCCGGAAGGGCCATGGCGCGGAGGCCTCTTTCACCGTCCGCAAGGTGTCTTATGGCGTCGGCGTCGAGCGCGTTTTTCCCGTTCAGTCGCCCCTGATCGACAAGATTGAAATCGCCTCCCGCGGCAAGGTCCGCCGGGCGAAGCTCTATTATCTGCGCGATCTCTCCGGAAAGAAGGCCCGTCTTGAGGGTGAAGAGGGATTCCAGGCCGCCGGTCCAGGCCCCGAAGGACCTACTGCCGCTTGA
- a CDS encoding ribonuclease HII, translated as MKRDSRPPVQAPKDLLPLERSLHAKGILSVAGVDEAGRGCLAGPVFAAAVILPAGLVIPQVDDSKKLSPDLRERLFEVIRREAVAWSVSSVGAGEIDRINIHHASLKAMRLAVASLSGRPDYLLIDGKFTLGDSLFSLPQEAVVDGDARSQSIAAASILAKVSRDRWIAEEGRKYPGFRFAKHKGYGTAEHREEIRRYGLTPLHRRTFRM; from the coding sequence GTGAAGAGGGATTCCAGGCCGCCGGTCCAGGCCCCGAAGGACCTACTGCCGCTTGAGCGTTCGCTCCACGCGAAGGGGATCCTGTCCGTCGCGGGGGTGGATGAAGCCGGCCGCGGCTGTCTGGCCGGCCCCGTTTTCGCCGCCGCGGTGATCCTGCCCGCGGGACTCGTCATTCCCCAGGTCGACGATTCCAAAAAACTGTCCCCCGATCTTCGCGAGCGCCTCTTCGAAGTGATCCGCCGCGAGGCGGTCGCCTGGTCGGTCTCCTCCGTCGGCGCCGGCGAGATCGACCGGATCAACATCCATCACGCCTCTCTCAAGGCGATGCGCCTCGCCGTCGCCTCGCTCTCCGGACGTCCGGATTATCTCCTGATCGACGGAAAATTCACCTTGGGGGATTCACTCTTCTCGCTCCCCCAGGAGGCCGTTGTGGACGGCGACGCCCGAAGCCAGTCCATCGCTGCGGCGTCGATCCTCGCCAAGGTGTCCCGCGACCGCTGGATCGCGGAGGAGGGAAGAAAATATCCCGGGTTCCGATTCGCCAAGCACAAGGGTTACGGGACGGCCGAGCACCGAGAGGAGATTCGAAGATACGGATTGACGCCGCTCCACCGGCGGACGTTTCGTATGTAG